The genomic window CTTCTTTGTTGTTTCTACCAGAACGACGAATTTGAACAGGGACTTGAGCATCAAAATCCATATCAAAAGTTACACTTTCTCCTGGTTGAATCGGTTGGTCTAACTTTACTTCAAGTACTGTTCCTACAGTCTCATGAGATATTGTTTTACCGTTTTGTTTTAAGGATTTTACTTTTATATATCCTATTTCATCTGGTTGAAGCTTGCTAATACGATCTCCAACTCTAGGGTCAGCATCTGCAATAGTTCTAGATCTTACATCCATTTCGCTTCCTGGTTGAAAGGCATTAAAATACAAATGGTAATACACACGATTAAGTACGTCTGGAGAGTTGTTGGTATACACCAATTTTTGTTTGCCGTTGTATTGATAGGAGTTAACGTCCATATCAATTTCCATAGTATAGTTTACATGCTGTTGCCAGTAACCATAAGAAGTGGTGTTTTCAATAGTTTTTGGAGCATTTTTAATAGGGTTCTCAGTTGCACCACACGAAAGCACTAAAGCAAAAAAGGTAAGATTAAGAAGCAATTTTTTCATTTGTATATGATTTTAAATTAAAAGGTAACTATTCCATCATATATTAGAATAGTTACCTTATAGAATTCCTAAAAAGGATTTATTTTATTTTTGAAGCCATAATTAATGCATTGTATGCATTAGCTATTTTTCCAGATTTAGATAAATCAGCAAACGGTTTTACGTTTGAAGCGTCTCCACCTACAACAACTTTTGTTGTTAAAGGTAAACCAGAGTCTAAAATAACTTGTTTTACCTGAGCTGCAGATAGGTTAGGGTATTGCGAACGAATTAAAGCAGCGATACCAGCAACACCAGGTGCTGCCATAGATGTACCACCTTTAAAATCATACTCGTTTTCTGGAGTTGTTGAGTATATAGAAGAACCAGGCGCAAATACGTCTACGTTTTTCTTTCCGTAGTTAGAAAAACCAGAAACCATTTTAGAACCATAATTTTGAGTTAAAGAACCAACTCTAATGTAGTTGTTAGATACTTCAACAAAGTCTACATTATCATCTGGGAAATTAGGTTCTACATCAATGTTATTACTGTCATTTCCTGCAGCGTGAACAAATACAACATCGTTATCTGCGGCATATTTAATAGCGTCTCTTACCCAATCGCTATGTGGTGAAAAAGATTTACCAAAACTACCATTTATTACTTTTGCGCCATTATCTACAGCGTAACGAATAGATAAAGCCACATCTTTATCGTACTCATCTCCGTTAGGTACAACACGAATTGCCATAATCTCAACATTATTTGCCACACCGTTTGCACCTAAACCATTGTTACGTTCGGCAGCAATAATACCAGCAACGTGTGTACCATGAGATTCAGATTTTTTTACATGTTTTACATTACCATTTCCGTAGCCGACATCAGATAAATTGTTGATATCATCTTTAGTAGTTCTACCAGAAAAGTTAATGTTTAGGTGATAGTTTAAACGCTCATTAATAGATTCTAAAGCCTCATTAATTTCTTTTTTGGCATCTGCCATCGATTCAATACCATTATTGTACATGTATTGTGCAATACCTTTAGCTTGTTGTACATCTGCATCTTCAGAAGTTATAGCATTAACATCCTCTTTAGTATAATCTTTTTTACCAGTTACCTTTGCTAAGGTTTCGTCTGCAGAAACCACTTGTTGGTAGATTTGCTCATACTGTGTCTTAGTCCCTAAATATTTTTCATATTCGGAAGCTTGTAAAGCTACAGCCTCATCATATCTTGGGTTTGAGGTATCCTTAGCGGCAATCATACGCACGTATTCTAATTGCTCGTCGTAGGCATCACCCAAGAAATTCCAACCATGAATATCATCGATGTAACCATTGTTATCATC from Winogradskyella sp. MH6 includes these protein-coding regions:
- a CDS encoding S8 family peptidase, with product MKFNIKPLAYLFVSSALFMGCGGTADILSTPVENIDTSPLKVTKLTEAEKKNWGHLDLAKDTIPGMAVDRAYEEIIKGKKGKKVIVAVIDSGIDIDHEDLDDVIWTNKDEIPNNGKDDDNNGYIDDIHGWNFLGDAYDEQLEYVRMIAAKDTSNPRYDEAVALQASEYEKYLGTKTQYEQIYQQVVSADETLAKVTGKKDYTKEDVNAITSEDADVQQAKGIAQYMYNNGIESMADAKKEINEALESINERLNYHLNINFSGRTTKDDINNLSDVGYGNGNVKHVKKSESHGTHVAGIIAAERNNGLGANGVANNVEIMAIRVVPNGDEYDKDVALSIRYAVDNGAKVINGSFGKSFSPHSDWVRDAIKYAADNDVVFVHAAGNDSNNIDVEPNFPDDNVDFVEVSNNYIRVGSLTQNYGSKMVSGFSNYGKKNVDVFAPGSSIYSTTPENEYDFKGGTSMAAPGVAGIAALIRSQYPNLSAAQVKQVILDSGLPLTTKVVVGGDASNVKPFADLSKSGKIANAYNALIMASKIK